One stretch of Punica granatum isolate Tunisia-2019 chromosome 5, ASM765513v2, whole genome shotgun sequence DNA includes these proteins:
- the LOC116209307 gene encoding sugar transport protein 13-like translates to MPAAGFAVAPSGAEFEAKITPIVVISCIMAATGGLMFGYDVGVSGGVTSMPDFLEKFFPVVYRKKLDPTINSNYCQYDNQGLQLFTSSLYLAGLISTFFASYTTRVLGRKPSMLIAGIFFIAGVVLNSAAQDLAMLIIGRILLGCGVGFANQAVPLFLSEIAPTRIRGGLNILFQLNVTIGILFANLVNYGTAKIKGGWGWRLSLGLAGIPAVLLTAGAIFVKETPNSLIERGRHEEGKAVLRKIRGTDNIEPEFLELVEASRIAQEVKHPFRNLMKRRNRPQLVIASAMQIFQQCTGINAIMFYAPVLFQTVGFGDDASLYSAVIIGAVNLVSTFVSIYAVDKIGRRMLLLEAGVQMFLSQVTIAIILGFKVKDHSENLSHGLSIFVVILVCTFVSSFAWSWGPLGWLVPSEIFPLETRSAGQSVTVCFNFLFTFIIAQAFLSMLCHFKYGIFLFFSGWVFVMSLFVLFLLPETKNIPIEEITERVWTKHWYWKRFMDDDNVYIEETVNGNGSNKVNGNRSNKTERNINLPTLNFNIDVGL, encoded by the exons ATGCCTGCGGCAGGATTCGCGGTGGCTCCCTCGGGAGCCGAGTTCGAGGCTAAGATCACTCCGATTGTGGTCATCTCCTGCATAATGGCTGCTACCGGCGGACTCATGTTCGGCTACGATGTCGGCGTTTCCG GGGGTGTCACTTCTATGCCTGATTTCTTGGAGAAGTTCTTCCCGGTCGTCTACCGTAAAAAGCTGGATCCCACAATCAACAGTAATTACTGCCAGTACGATAATCAAGGCCTGCAGCTGTTCACATCGTCGCTCTATCTTGCTGGGTTAATCTCGACTTTCTTTGCGTCATACACCACCCGAGTCTTAGGCAGGAAACCGAGCATGCTTATCGCCGGAATCTTCTTCATAGCTGGTGTGGTTCTCAATTCAGCTGCTCAGGACCTTGCAATGCTCATCATCGGAAGAATTCTACTGGGTTGTGGTGTCGGTTTCGCCAATCAG GCTGTTCCGCTGTTCCTTTCGGAAATCGCACCCACGAGAATACGTGGAGGACTGAACATTCTGTTTCAGCTCAATGTTACCATTGGGATTCTTTTCGCCAACCTCGTCAATTACGGAACTGCCAA GATTAAAGGAGGCTGGGGATGGAGGCTCTCGCTGGGGCTTGCCGGCATTCCTGCTGTTCTCCTGACTGCAGGGGCAATCTTCGTAAAGGAGACTCCCAATAGTCTCATCGAGCGTGGCCGCCATGAAGAAGGAAAAGCCGTGCTCAGAAAGATTCGAGGTACCGATAACATTGAACCCGAATTTCTAGAGCTCGTAGAGGCCAGTCGCATTGCTCAAGAAGTGAAGCACCCATTCAGAAATCTCATGAAGAGGAGGAACCGCCCTCAGTTGGTCATTGCAAGTGCTATGCAG ATCTTCCAGCAGTGTACGGGCATCAACGCCATCATGTTCTACGCCCCTGTCCTGTTCCAAACTGTCGGATTTGGCGATGATGCATCCCTATACTCTGCTGTCATAATAGGAGCAGTCAATCTGGTCTCCACCTTCGTGTCCATCTACGCGGTGGACAAAATCGGTCGGCGAATGCTCCTGCTAGAGGCCGGCGTCCAAATGTTCCTCTCCCAGGTCACCATCGCAATCATACTGGGGTTCAAGGTGAAAGACCATTCCGAGAACCTCAGCCACGGGCTGTCGATCTTCGTGGTCATCCTGGTGTGCACGTTCGTCTCATCATTCGCATGGTCGTGGGGTCCACTCGGCTGGCTCGTCCCTTCAGAGATATTCCCCTTGGAGACAAGATCAGCGGGGCAGAGTGTAACAGTGTGCTTCAACTTCCTCTTCACGTTCATTATCGCGCAGGCCTTCCTCTCGATGCTCTGCCACTTCAAGTACGGGATATTCCTGTTCTTCTCGGGATGGGTTTTCGTCATGTCACTCTTCGTGCTGTTCCTCCTCCCAGAGACGAAGAATATTCCGATAGAGGAGATCACGGAGAGGGTGTGGACGAAGCACTGGTACTGGAAGAGGTTCATGGATGATGACAATGTCTACATCGAGGAGACAGTTAACGGGAACGGATCGAACAAGGTTAATGGGAACAGATCGAACAAGACCGAGCGCAATATTAATCTTCCAACattgaattttaatatagATGTAGGCTTATAG